A region from the Wansuia hejianensis genome encodes:
- a CDS encoding AraC family transcriptional regulator → MNRDLLERLRAITEEEQKILDGGAEVEKGLYTSGEEFTVDSTKMLEAGNLITVRTHTRFVHFPLHRHNYVEVIYVCEGAVTNRIGGRDITVKKGELLFLNQYTRHEILAAGESDIVINFIILPEFFDVASNMIGKDNVLAEFLVNTLRKDEQRGEYLYFKVSEILQIQNLLENMIYSLVMKQKDQNLINQTTMGLLFLYLLDSVQYAETRGPNQYENMVMMTTLDYIGQNYRTATLTELAGRLHLPIHSLSKLIKKSSGYNFKELLQRKRLGKAVSLMCETDLPIHDIIAAVGYENNSYFHRMFKERYHMTPRAFRLKFGEEKNVRL, encoded by the coding sequence ATGAACCGTGATCTGCTGGAACGGCTGCGGGCCATAACGGAGGAGGAACAGAAGATTCTGGACGGAGGTGCGGAGGTGGAGAAGGGGCTATACACTTCCGGAGAAGAATTTACGGTTGACAGCACTAAAATGCTGGAGGCCGGGAATCTGATCACAGTCCGGACCCATACCCGGTTTGTGCATTTTCCGCTGCACCGCCACAATTATGTAGAAGTGATATATGTCTGTGAGGGCGCGGTAACTAACAGAATCGGCGGGCGGGATATTACGGTGAAAAAGGGGGAGCTTCTGTTCCTGAATCAATATACGAGGCATGAAATACTGGCGGCCGGAGAGAGCGATATCGTCATAAACTTTATTATCCTGCCGGAATTTTTTGATGTGGCCTCCAATATGATCGGAAAAGACAATGTCCTGGCGGAGTTTCTGGTGAACACGCTGAGGAAGGATGAGCAGAGGGGTGAATATCTGTATTTTAAGGTGTCGGAGATACTCCAGATCCAGAATCTTCTGGAGAACATGATCTATTCCCTGGTCATGAAGCAGAAGGATCAGAATTTGATTAATCAGACGACCATGGGCCTTTTGTTCCTGTATCTGCTGGATTCAGTCCAGTACGCTGAGACAAGGGGGCCGAACCAGTACGAGAATATGGTTATGATGACCACTCTGGACTATATTGGACAGAATTACCGCACAGCCACCCTGACGGAGCTGGCGGGCCGGCTTCATCTGCCCATACATTCCCTGAGCAAGCTGATCAAAAAATCCAGCGGGTATAATTTTAAGGAACTGCTGCAGCGGAAACGGCTGGGAAAGGCCGTCAGTCTGATGTGTGAGACGGATCTGCCGATTCATGACATCATAGCTGCTGTGGGATACGAAAATAACAGCTATTTCCACAGGATGTTCAAAGAAAGGTATCACATGACACCCAGAGCGTTCAGATTGAAATTTGGAGAAGAAAAAAATGTGAGGTTATGA
- the rhaB gene encoding rhamnulokinase, with amino-acid sequence MSKYYAAVDMGASSGRLMVGWTENGKMQLEEIHRFENGMVKKDDELCWEFDRIFREIVTGLKKCKELGKIPVSLGVDTWGVDFVLLDKDGGVLGNTVGYRDHRTDGMDEEVYKIISQNDLYARTGIQKAIYNTIYQLMAVKKKYPQYMEQADSLLFVPDYFHYLLCGKKVNEYTEATTSQLINAQTNDWDYELMDMLGYKKAMFNELVMPGTSLGNLRPELAEEIGYDLEIVVPCTHDTGSAVLAVPANDDDFVYISSGTWSLMGVEMARPDCSQQSCDLNFTNEGGYNHRFRHLKNIMGLWMIQSVRHEYGDKYGFAEICEMAEEAKDFPSRVDANDNCFLSPDNMTQAVKDYCKNSGQQVPETLGEIATVIYTSLAECYARTVKELEETTGRTYSRIHVVGGGSNAGYLNELTAKATGKEVHAGPGEATAIGNITAQMLKAKEFASVEAARDVIHESFGIKIYQA; translated from the coding sequence ATGAGTAAGTATTATGCAGCAGTAGATATGGGAGCGTCCAGCGGACGCCTGATGGTGGGCTGGACTGAGAATGGAAAGATGCAGCTGGAAGAGATTCATCGTTTCGAGAACGGTATGGTTAAGAAGGATGATGAGCTGTGCTGGGAATTTGACCGTATCTTCCGGGAGATTGTCACCGGGCTTAAGAAATGCAAAGAGCTGGGCAAGATTCCTGTCAGCCTGGGTGTGGACACCTGGGGCGTTGATTTTGTGCTGCTGGACAAAGATGGCGGGGTTTTGGGGAACACGGTAGGTTATCGTGACCACCGGACTGACGGCATGGATGAAGAAGTATATAAGATTATCTCACAGAATGACCTCTATGCGCGGACCGGCATTCAGAAAGCAATTTATAACACAATTTATCAGCTGATGGCGGTGAAGAAGAAATATCCGCAGTATATGGAGCAGGCAGATTCCCTGCTGTTTGTGCCGGATTACTTCCATTATCTGCTGTGCGGCAAAAAGGTGAATGAATATACGGAAGCGACCACGTCTCAGCTGATCAACGCCCAGACCAATGACTGGGATTATGAGCTGATGGACATGCTTGGCTACAAGAAAGCCATGTTCAATGAACTGGTCATGCCGGGCACCAGCCTGGGGAATTTAAGGCCGGAGCTGGCAGAGGAGATCGGCTATGATCTGGAGATCGTAGTTCCCTGCACCCACGACACCGGATCGGCTGTCCTGGCCGTGCCGGCGAATGATGACGATTTTGTATACATAAGCTCAGGCACCTGGTCCCTGATGGGCGTGGAGATGGCCAGGCCGGACTGCTCCCAGCAGAGCTGTGACCTGAATTTCACCAATGAAGGCGGTTATAATCACAGATTCCGCCACCTGAAGAACATCATGGGTCTCTGGATGATCCAGTCAGTCAGACATGAGTACGGAGATAAATACGGATTTGCCGAGATCTGCGAGATGGCAGAGGAAGCAAAGGATTTCCCGTCCCGTGTGGATGCCAATGATAACTGCTTCCTGTCTCCGGACAATATGACTCAGGCGGTAAAGGATTACTGCAAAAACAGCGGCCAGCAGGTGCCGGAAACCCTGGGTGAGATAGCTACCGTCATATATACCAGTCTGGCAGAATGCTATGCCAGAACCGTAAAAGAGCTGGAAGAGACAACCGGACGCACCTATTCCCGCATTCATGTGGTGGGGGGTGGTTCCAATGCCGGCTATCTGAATGAGCTGACGGCCAAAGCCACCGGAAAAGAAGTCCATGCCGGCCCAGGCGAGGCGACAGCCATCGGCAATATCACAGCTCAGATGCTGAAAGCAAAGGAGTTTGCATCCGTGGAGGCTGCGCGTGATGTAATCCATGAATCCTTTGGAATAAAAATTTATCAGGCCTGA
- a CDS encoding L-rhamnose isomerase codes for MTVKEKYEVAKEMYAKIGVDTDKAVDILKKIPVSMHCWQGDDVTGFDHDGPLTGGIQATGNYPGKARTPEELMADIDEAFSLIPGTKKLNLHANYAIFEPGEFVDRDKLEPKHFQKWVDFAKKRGIGLDFNPTYFSHDMVKDGLTLSSPDPEVRKFWIEHGKACIRISQYFAEQTGYPCAMNIWIPDGYKDVPADRLGPRARFKDSLDQILSIDYDRSKVLVCLESKVFGIGLESYTVGSSEFTVNYAARNGIISLMDNGHYHPTEVVSDKISSMLLFNDKIALHVTRPVRWDSDHVVLFDDETKEIAKEIVRNDAIDRVLLALDYFDASINRVSAWTVGMRNMQKALMYALLSPNARLKELQDNSQFTELMMQQEEMKTYPFGLVWDYYCESCGVPVQEDWFEEIQSYEKDVLARRA; via the coding sequence ATGACAGTAAAAGAGAAATACGAAGTTGCTAAAGAGATGTATGCGAAAATCGGTGTGGACACCGACAAGGCAGTGGATATCCTGAAAAAAATCCCGGTATCCATGCACTGCTGGCAGGGAGATGACGTGACTGGCTTTGATCATGACGGCCCTCTGACCGGAGGTATCCAGGCCACAGGCAACTACCCGGGAAAAGCCAGGACGCCGGAAGAACTGATGGCTGATATCGACGAAGCTTTTTCGCTGATTCCGGGAACCAAGAAGCTGAATCTGCATGCAAATTACGCAATTTTTGAGCCGGGCGAATTTGTTGACCGCGATAAACTGGAGCCGAAGCATTTCCAGAAATGGGTTGATTTTGCGAAGAAAAGAGGAATCGGCCTGGACTTCAATCCCACGTATTTCTCTCATGATATGGTTAAGGACGGGCTGACACTGTCCAGCCCGGACCCGGAGGTGCGTAAGTTCTGGATTGAGCATGGCAAGGCGTGCATCCGCATTTCCCAGTATTTTGCTGAGCAGACCGGATATCCCTGTGCGATGAACATCTGGATTCCGGACGGCTATAAGGATGTGCCGGCAGACCGTCTGGGGCCGAGAGCGAGATTTAAGGATTCCCTGGATCAGATTCTCTCCATCGATTATGACCGGTCCAAGGTCCTGGTTTGCCTGGAATCCAAAGTGTTCGGCATCGGCCTGGAATCCTACACCGTTGGTTCCAGTGAATTCACAGTGAATTATGCCGCCCGGAACGGTATCATCAGTCTGATGGACAACGGACATTATCATCCGACGGAGGTAGTATCGGATAAGATTTCTTCGATGCTCCTGTTCAATGATAAGATCGCTCTCCATGTGACCCGCCCGGTGCGCTGGGATTCCGATCATGTGGTGCTGTTTGACGACGAAACCAAGGAGATAGCCAAGGAGATTGTCAGAAATGACGCGATAGACCGTGTCCTTCTGGCGCTTGACTATTTTGACGCCAGCATTAACCGTGTATCCGCGTGGACAGTGGGTATGCGCAACATGCAGAAAGCCCTGATGTACGCGCTGTTAAGCCCGAACGCTAGGCTGAAAGAGCTGCAGGATAACAGCCAGTTCACAGAGCTGATGATGCAGCAGGAAGAGATGAAGACGTATCCATTCGGTCTTGTATGGGATTACTACTGCGAGAGCTGCGGAGTCCCGGTACAGGAAGACTGGTTTGAGGAGATTCAGTCCTATGAGAAGGACGTTCTTGCCAGGAGAGCATAA
- a CDS encoding response regulator transcription factor codes for MYQVLLVDDEPAAISMERRIIQRKTEKFQIVGEVYGVDEAIAMYEKLKPEVILTDMKMPKKSGVELIKYVMQQGESNVICVAVSGYSDFDYVHDAFSYGAFDYLLKPLDPKKVEEVFRQIEKVLDEDKGKEDVSPLPPAGKISDQKMVEEIEKFIRKNLSGNNSILTICNTFGINQPYLSRIFKNCCNCTYNEFLTNIRIEEAKKMLETDDYLIGQIAEFTGFNGQFYFSRVFKNSTGYTPKEYRSKMQEERTGANE; via the coding sequence ATGTATCAGGTACTTTTAGTAGATGATGAGCCGGCTGCTATCTCCATGGAGCGGAGGATTATTCAGAGAAAAACTGAAAAATTCCAGATTGTGGGCGAAGTTTATGGGGTCGATGAAGCCATCGCCATGTATGAAAAGCTTAAGCCAGAGGTCATTCTGACCGATATGAAGATGCCGAAGAAAAGCGGCGTGGAATTGATTAAATATGTGATGCAGCAGGGCGAAAGTAATGTGATTTGTGTGGCCGTCAGCGGATATTCTGATTTTGACTATGTCCATGACGCGTTTTCTTATGGTGCCTTTGATTACCTGCTGAAGCCTCTGGACCCTAAGAAAGTTGAAGAGGTATTCCGGCAGATTGAGAAGGTCCTGGATGAGGATAAAGGGAAAGAGGACGTTTCGCCCCTGCCTCCTGCAGGGAAGATCAGCGATCAGAAGATGGTAGAGGAGATTGAAAAGTTTATACGCAAAAATTTAAGCGGAAACAACAGCATTCTTACCATCTGCAATACCTTTGGCATCAACCAGCCCTATCTGAGCCGGATATTCAAGAATTGCTGCAACTGTACGTATAACGAATTCCTGACCAATATACGGATTGAAGAGGCTAAGAAGATGTTGGAGACGGATGACTACCTGATCGGACAGATTGCGGAGTTTACCGGATTTAACGGGCAGTTCTATTTCAGCCGGGTGTTTAAGAACTCAACCGGCTATACTCCGAAGGAGTACCGAAGCAAAATGCAGGAAGAGAGAACTGGAGCGAACGAATAG
- a CDS encoding MATE family efflux transporter produces MKEKESMNSMGTMPVNRLMLSMGIPMILSMMIQALYNIVDSAFVSNMAGIGEAALNALTLAFPVQMLMVAIGIGTGVGTNALLAKSLGQGDQKKASRVAGNAIFLAGVIYLAFLIFGLAGVRAYVTSQTSNARILEMASDYLSICCVTSFGIAFFSIFEKVLQATGRSLLSTIAQVAGAVTNIILDPIMIYGLLGCPEMGVKGAAYATVIGQIVSMVLALAFHLKYNREITNGLYYLKPSWEVIGKIYTIGLPAIIAQALMSVMTYGLNVILVRIDETVVTAYGLYYKIQQFILFAAFGLRDAITPVISFNHGMKSKARVRAGIKYGMIYTCVIMAAGLLVMEIFAGPFSTVFGLSGETQELCVGAMRVISLSFLFAGINIASQGIFQALDSGLESLVISVCRQFLFVLPVAWGFSQMAIQSMDNIWMVWCTFLIAEGVSTVIACIFMKQVYKKKISVLEG; encoded by the coding sequence ATGAAAGAAAAAGAATCAATGAACAGTATGGGAACCATGCCCGTCAATCGGCTGATGCTGTCTATGGGAATTCCGATGATTTTATCCATGATGATTCAGGCACTCTATAATATTGTAGACAGCGCCTTTGTATCCAACATGGCGGGAATCGGTGAAGCCGCGTTGAATGCGCTGACGCTGGCATTTCCGGTACAGATGCTGATGGTGGCTATTGGGATTGGCACAGGAGTGGGGACGAACGCGCTTCTGGCTAAAAGCCTGGGACAGGGAGATCAGAAAAAGGCCAGCAGGGTGGCGGGAAATGCGATATTTCTGGCTGGCGTCATATATCTTGCGTTTTTGATTTTTGGGCTGGCTGGAGTCAGGGCTTACGTGACGTCGCAGACATCAAATGCGCGGATACTGGAGATGGCGTCAGATTATTTAAGCATTTGCTGCGTGACTTCATTCGGCATCGCGTTTTTTTCTATCTTTGAAAAGGTGCTCCAGGCCACGGGAAGGTCGCTGCTGTCTACGATCGCGCAGGTGGCGGGAGCAGTGACTAATATTATTCTGGACCCGATTATGATATACGGGCTGCTGGGATGCCCGGAGATGGGGGTGAAGGGTGCCGCATATGCCACAGTGATTGGGCAGATTGTGTCGATGGTACTGGCGCTGGCATTCCATTTGAAGTATAATAGAGAAATAACGAACGGGCTTTATTATCTGAAACCATCCTGGGAAGTGATCGGGAAGATCTACACGATCGGACTACCTGCCATCATCGCCCAGGCGTTGATGTCTGTCATGACTTATGGGCTGAATGTGATCCTGGTGAGGATTGATGAGACGGTTGTTACCGCCTATGGGCTCTATTACAAGATCCAGCAATTTATACTGTTTGCGGCTTTTGGGCTGAGGGACGCCATAACGCCGGTTATTTCTTTTAACCACGGGATGAAAAGCAAAGCCAGGGTGAGGGCAGGTATTAAGTATGGAATGATTTATACCTGTGTAATTATGGCTGCCGGACTTCTGGTGATGGAGATCTTTGCCGGGCCTTTTTCGACCGTATTCGGGCTGTCCGGGGAGACGCAGGAGCTGTGCGTGGGCGCGATGCGGGTGATTTCCCTGAGCTTCTTGTTCGCAGGGATTAATATCGCATCCCAGGGGATATTCCAGGCGCTGGACAGCGGGCTGGAGTCACTGGTCATTTCTGTCTGCCGGCAGTTCCTGTTCGTGCTGCCGGTGGCTTGGGGATTTTCGCAGATGGCGATTCAGTCAATGGACAATATCTGGATGGTGTGGTGCACCTTCCTGATCGCGGAAGGTGTTTCAACGGTTATTGCCTGCATTTTTATGAAGCAGGTTTACAAGAAAAAAATCAGCGTATTGGAGGGTTAG